A single window of Chryseobacterium shigense DNA harbors:
- a CDS encoding TetR/AcrR family transcriptional regulator — protein MKTKDKILEKAMELFNENGYNNITTRHIAAELNMSPGNLHYHFKHSEDIIKILFSELVLKMDVILNNLHKTENKTLEDLYYFTFSTYEVFYSFRFIFMNFFDILKHIPAIESQYESINESRKDEFQMIFKGFQKNNIFRDDIPDFILRGLTTQIFIIADNWIIHNSLAFKFEKDKAVEYYALIQMNLFYPLLTAEQQKLYEEKYIG, from the coding sequence ATGAAAACAAAGGACAAAATATTGGAAAAAGCAATGGAGCTTTTCAATGAAAACGGCTACAACAATATCACAACAAGACACATTGCAGCTGAACTTAATATGAGTCCGGGAAATCTGCACTATCATTTCAAGCATTCCGAAGATATTATCAAGATCCTTTTTTCTGAATTGGTTCTTAAAATGGACGTTATCCTGAATAATTTACACAAAACAGAAAACAAAACACTGGAAGACCTCTACTACTTTACTTTTTCCACATATGAAGTTTTTTATTCTTTCCGTTTTATTTTCATGAATTTCTTTGATATTCTAAAACATATTCCGGCCATAGAATCCCAGTACGAATCTATCAACGAGAGCAGAAAAGACGAATTTCAGATGATCTTCAAAGGCTTTCAGAAAAACAATATTTTCAGAGACGATATCCCTGATTTTATCCTTAGAGGCCTTACCACTCAAATATTTATTATCGCAGACAACTGGATTATTCATAACAGCCTCGCTTTTAAATTTGAAAAAGATAAAGCCGTAGAATATTACGCCCTGATACAGATGAACCTTTTCTATCCGCTACTTACTGCTGAACAGCAGAAACTGTACGAAGAAAAATACATCGGTTAA
- the tyrS gene encoding tyrosine--tRNA ligase codes for MISTLKENAAIILPENGLEQKLKLAEEENRKLIIKLGFDPTAPDLHIGHAVVLKKLKQFQDLGHQIVIVVGSFTARIGDPTGKNKARKPLSFEEVEHNSQTYINQLSKVIDVEKTRIVFNSDWLDLLSFPEVIGLLSKVTVAQLMHRNDFSKRFTENTPIAMHELVYPILQGFDSVQIECDIEMGGTDQLFNCTMGRQLQEVHQMTAQTVMCMPLLKGLDGKEKMSKSLNNTIGLTDEPNEMFGKTMSIPDSLIEEFIDLASDFLIEEKAALKLKLENGENPMNIKKLIAKNIIAQYHNETAAELAEKFFSSQFQSKNMEEKAYEPVALNLFQNERITLTELCSQLRNDLSKSAVRRLIQNGGIQINTIKIMNPDEEIELLAETKIKIGKRSFFELV; via the coding sequence ATGATCAGTACATTAAAAGAAAATGCAGCCATCATTCTTCCGGAAAACGGTCTGGAACAGAAACTGAAACTGGCTGAAGAGGAAAACAGGAAACTAATTATAAAACTGGGGTTTGATCCTACAGCTCCGGATCTCCATATAGGTCATGCTGTAGTTCTTAAAAAACTGAAACAGTTTCAGGATCTGGGCCATCAGATTGTTATTGTAGTAGGAAGCTTTACGGCAAGGATCGGTGATCCCACAGGAAAAAATAAAGCACGAAAACCGTTAAGTTTTGAAGAAGTAGAGCATAATTCACAGACTTACATTAACCAGCTTTCGAAAGTTATTGATGTAGAGAAAACCAGAATTGTCTTTAATTCAGATTGGCTGGACCTGCTTAGTTTCCCGGAAGTTATCGGGCTTTTATCGAAAGTCACCGTTGCACAGCTGATGCACAGAAACGATTTCAGCAAAAGGTTTACAGAAAATACTCCCATCGCAATGCACGAGCTTGTTTACCCTATTCTTCAGGGCTTTGATTCCGTACAGATTGAATGCGATATTGAAATGGGCGGAACGGATCAGCTTTTCAACTGTACAATGGGAAGACAGTTGCAGGAAGTTCATCAAATGACGGCTCAAACCGTAATGTGTATGCCTCTGCTGAAGGGCCTTGACGGTAAGGAAAAAATGAGTAAATCGCTTAACAATACCATCGGACTTACTGATGAACCCAATGAAATGTTCGGCAAAACCATGTCGATTCCGGATAGCCTGATTGAAGAATTTATTGATCTTGCTTCTGATTTTTTAATTGAGGAAAAGGCAGCTTTAAAATTAAAACTGGAAAACGGTGAAAATCCAATGAACATCAAAAAGCTCATTGCCAAAAATATTATTGCTCAATACCATAATGAAACCGCAGCGGAACTTGCAGAGAAATTTTTCAGCAGCCAGTTTCAAAGTAAAAACATGGAAGAAAAAGCCTATGAACCTGTTGCCTTAAATCTGTTTCAGAATGAAAGAATAACGCTGACAGAGCTTTGCAGCCAACTCAGAAACGACCTCAGCAAATCGGCGGTACGAAGGCTTATCCAAAACGGAGGAATTCAGATCAATACCATAAAAATAATGAATCCTGATGAAGAGATTGAGCTATTGGCTGAGACGAAAATAAAAATCGGGAAAAGAAGTTTTTTCGAACTTGTATAA
- a CDS encoding lactonase family protein — translation MTNQIKQLKKPFLKLKSTLSLIILLVTSIHLYSQKTYVFFGSFNRDKATEGLYVYQLDTIKGKLSKVTSVKGILNPSFLTLSPDAQYVFACTESKTPNAGSVSSFAFNPEDGKLTFINSQKSGGENPVYVMAHKNGKWLVNANYTEGSVSVYPVSENGTIQPYVQNFQFSEGSINKQRQDRSHVHAAVFSPDFKQLFLPDLGADKIRSYTFDSDKTEPLQAAQQPYISSVSGSGPRHLTFHPNGKFAYCINELSGTIDAYLYANSSLESIQRIATHTDRYKEDFESSDIHISPDGKFLYASNRGYENNIAIFSVLEDGTLKNIGYQPTFGKQLRVFDMDETGKFLIAANAASGDAFVFRRNPETGLLKKVGRRTKMFGVSSVKIRKY, via the coding sequence ATGACCAATCAAATAAAACAGCTTAAAAAACCATTCCTAAAATTGAAAAGCACATTATCCCTCATCATCCTGCTTGTAACCTCCATTCATTTATATTCCCAGAAAACGTATGTGTTTTTTGGCTCATTTAACCGTGATAAAGCAACTGAAGGGCTGTATGTGTATCAACTGGATACCATCAAGGGAAAACTATCCAAGGTAACCTCTGTAAAAGGAATTTTAAACCCTTCATTTCTCACGTTATCTCCGGATGCCCAATATGTTTTTGCCTGTACAGAAAGTAAAACTCCCAATGCAGGAAGCGTAAGCAGCTTTGCGTTCAATCCCGAAGATGGAAAACTGACCTTTATAAACAGTCAGAAAAGCGGTGGCGAAAACCCGGTTTATGTAATGGCACATAAAAACGGTAAATGGCTGGTTAATGCCAATTATACCGAAGGCAGTGTCTCGGTATATCCGGTATCTGAAAACGGAACTATACAGCCATATGTACAGAATTTTCAGTTTTCGGAAGGAAGCATCAATAAACAAAGACAGGATAGATCACACGTTCATGCTGCTGTTTTTTCTCCTGATTTCAAACAGCTGTTTTTACCTGATCTCGGGGCAGATAAAATCAGGTCTTATACATTCGACAGTGATAAAACGGAACCTCTGCAAGCGGCACAACAACCTTATATATCATCCGTTTCAGGAAGCGGACCAAGACATTTAACCTTTCATCCCAATGGAAAATTTGCCTACTGCATTAATGAGCTATCAGGAACAATTGATGCTTACCTGTATGCAAATTCCAGTCTGGAAAGCATTCAGAGAATTGCCACTCATACCGACAGATACAAAGAGGATTTTGAAAGCTCTGATATCCATATCTCTCCGGATGGTAAATTTCTGTATGCATCCAACCGGGGATACGAAAATAATATTGCCATTTTCTCGGTCCTGGAAGATGGAACATTAAAAAATATCGGTTATCAGCCTACTTTTGGTAAACAGTTAAGGGTTTTTGATATGGATGAAACAGGAAAATTCTTAATTGCAGCCAACGCAGCCAGTGGAGATGCATTTGTATTCAGACGTAATCCTGAAACAGGCTTATTAAAAAAGGTGGGAAGAAGAACAAAAATGTTTGGGGTTTCCAGCGTGAAAATCAGAAAGTATTAG